In Planctomycetota bacterium, a single window of DNA contains:
- a CDS encoding Rid family hydrolase, giving the protein MVRKVSTEGVGYSVADLCHVRYLFVSGIPRNGADLFEQAYGALTSVARVMHEEGARNGIVRQDIFLRDHSLIAPCKKIIEEFYCDALPATDYIIQPPCGGKLLEIEAWGVSRKKHDIAIERVSEHLVILRHSDITWAHCAGITPRTHATRVHPRALNAFERMRDTLASKGFSYSQVLRTWLYLGDIVGPEGETQRYKELNRARADFYGDIHFLPKHLPAGLNGAIYPASTGIGAGDRDVMMSCIAVATERKDILLVPLENPLQTSAFDYGREYSPKSPKFSRAMAVVGPEAVSILVSGTASIVNAETRYVGDVAGQTRQTLDNIEALIARSNFERLGVRRAGATLGDMVLARVYVKHQSDYEQVRAICRQRLGELPVTFSVADVCRPDLLVEIEGIAVAPRG; this is encoded by the coding sequence ATGGTCAGGAAGGTCTCGACGGAAGGCGTCGGCTATTCGGTGGCGGACCTCTGCCACGTGCGCTACCTGTTCGTCAGCGGGATTCCCCGCAACGGGGCCGACCTCTTCGAGCAGGCGTACGGCGCGCTGACGTCGGTGGCGCGCGTGATGCACGAGGAGGGCGCGCGCAACGGCATCGTGCGGCAGGACATCTTCCTCCGCGACCACTCGCTCATCGCGCCCTGCAAGAAGATCATCGAGGAGTTCTACTGCGACGCCCTGCCGGCGACGGACTACATCATCCAGCCGCCCTGCGGGGGCAAGCTCCTCGAGATCGAGGCCTGGGGCGTCAGCCGCAAGAAGCACGACATCGCCATCGAGCGGGTCTCCGAGCACCTCGTGATCCTGCGCCACAGCGACATCACCTGGGCCCACTGCGCCGGGATCACCCCGCGGACTCACGCCACGAGGGTCCACCCCCGGGCGCTCAACGCCTTCGAGCGCATGCGCGACACCCTGGCCAGCAAGGGCTTCAGCTACAGCCAGGTGCTGCGCACGTGGCTCTACCTCGGCGACATCGTGGGCCCGGAGGGCGAGACCCAGCGCTACAAGGAGCTCAACCGCGCCCGCGCCGACTTCTACGGCGACATTCACTTTCTCCCCAAGCACCTGCCCGCCGGCCTCAACGGCGCGATCTACCCCGCCAGCACCGGCATCGGCGCCGGCGACCGCGACGTGATGATGTCCTGCATCGCCGTGGCCACCGAGCGCAAGGACATTCTGCTGGTGCCGCTCGAGAACCCGCTCCAGACCTCGGCCTTCGACTACGGCCGGGAGTACAGCCCCAAGAGCCCGAAGTTCTCGCGGGCCATGGCCGTGGTCGGCCCCGAGGCCGTCTCCATCCTCGTCTCGGGCACGGCCAGCATCGTGAACGCCGAGACGCGCTACGTGGGCGACGTGGCGGGCCAGACCCGCCAGACCCTCGACAACATCGAGGCGCTCATCGCCCGCTCGAACTTCGAGCGCCTGGGCGTCCGCCGCGCCGGCGCCACTCTCGGCGACATGGTCCTCGCCCGCGTCTACGTCAAGCACCAGAGCGACTACGAGCAGGTGCGCGCCATCTGCCGCCAGCGGCTCGGCGAGCTGCCCGTCACCTTCTCGGTCGCCGACGTGTGCCGCCCCGACCTCCTGGTCGAGATCGAGGGCATCGCCGTCGCCCCCCGCGGCTGA